One genomic segment of Clostridium estertheticum subsp. estertheticum includes these proteins:
- a CDS encoding ABC transporter ATP-binding protein, which yields MSKLLEVKNLRVSYHTYAGEVQSVRGISFEVNEGETLAVVGESGCGKTVTAKCLMRLIQTPPGEIKDGSEILYKGNDILKMNKEQLRHFRGAEISMIFQDPMTSLNPTMTIGKQIAESLIIHRNMKKHEAMDEAIKMLKLVNIPNVERRAKQYPHEFSGGMRQRAMIAIALACSPKILVADEPTTALDVTIQAQIMDLIKELQNKLGTAVVLITHDLGVVADVADRIQVMYAGKIIERGNTDEIFYNPKHPYTWALLQSVPRLETGHKDSLYSIKGTPPDLVKPPVGCPFAPRCEYAMEICKQEMPEATIINDTHEVLCWLQHPNAPKVEVPFEIGGAK from the coding sequence ATGTCAAAGTTACTTGAAGTTAAAAATTTACGAGTTTCGTATCATACATATGCTGGAGAAGTTCAATCTGTAAGAGGCATAAGTTTTGAAGTAAATGAAGGTGAAACTCTTGCAGTTGTTGGAGAATCTGGTTGTGGAAAAACAGTAACAGCGAAGTGTCTTATGAGATTAATTCAAACTCCGCCGGGTGAGATCAAAGATGGTTCTGAAATATTATATAAAGGCAATGATATTTTAAAAATGAATAAAGAACAACTAAGACATTTTAGGGGTGCTGAAATTAGTATGATATTCCAAGACCCTATGACTTCTTTGAACCCTACTATGACTATTGGAAAGCAGATAGCAGAAAGTTTAATTATCCATAGAAATATGAAAAAACACGAGGCCATGGATGAGGCTATAAAGATGTTGAAACTTGTTAATATTCCAAATGTAGAGAGAAGGGCTAAACAATATCCACATGAATTTTCTGGCGGAATGAGGCAGCGTGCAATGATTGCCATTGCACTTGCATGTTCTCCTAAAATTCTTGTAGCAGATGAGCCTACAACAGCACTAGATGTTACAATACAAGCGCAAATAATGGATCTTATAAAGGAGCTTCAGAATAAACTAGGTACAGCTGTTGTCTTAATTACACATGATCTAGGTGTAGTTGCAGATGTTGCAGATAGAATTCAAGTTATGTATGCAGGTAAGATAATTGAGAGAGGAAATACGGATGAAATATTCTATAATCCGAAACATCCATATACATGGGCACTTCTTCAATCAGTTCCTAGATTAGAAACTGGTCATAAAGATAGTTTGTATTCTATTAAGGGAACGCCACCTGATTTGGTAAAACCACCAGTTGGTTGTCCATTTGCTCCAAGGTGCGAATATGCTATGGAAATATGTAAACAAGAAATGCCAGAAGCTACTATAATCAATGATACTCATGAAGTTTTATGTTGGTTACAACATCCGAATGCACCTAAAGTAGAAGTGCCATTTGAAATTGGGGGTGCAAAATAA
- a CDS encoding ABC transporter permease — translation MKKYSKDLFKIIGYSKKDLDVMVRPNVSYWQDAWRRLKKNKVAMLSMVILIIVIIMSIIGPMISSVNYQTQNYDILDKSPMAKHWFGTDNLGRDMFARLWMGARVSLRIGFIGTLIELLVGCVYGGICGYFGGAIDTILMRIVEIIVSVPYLIVVILLLLVLPAGEGTIIIALCITGWTGIARLIRGQVMQLKESEYVLAAKALGASPTRIIGKHLIPNTIGIILVYMSMDIPAFIFDEAFLSFLGLGIQSPKTSWGALIFAGQSQMMFHPHEFIFPAIAISVTMLAFNLLGDGLRDALDPKLRQ, via the coding sequence ATGAAAAAATATAGCAAAGATTTATTTAAAATTATAGGGTATTCGAAGAAAGATTTAGATGTTATGGTAAGACCTAATGTAAGTTATTGGCAAGATGCATGGAGAAGACTTAAGAAAAATAAAGTTGCTATGCTTTCTATGGTGATTTTGATAATAGTTATAATTATGTCAATTATAGGACCAATGATTTCATCAGTAAATTATCAAACTCAAAATTATGATATTTTAGATAAAAGTCCAATGGCAAAACATTGGTTTGGAACTGACAATTTAGGAAGAGATATGTTTGCAAGGTTATGGATGGGCGCGAGAGTATCATTAAGAATTGGGTTTATTGGTACTTTGATTGAACTTCTTGTTGGATGTGTATACGGCGGTATATGTGGGTATTTTGGTGGAGCCATAGACACAATACTTATGAGAATAGTTGAAATAATTGTAAGTGTACCATATCTTATTGTTGTTATTTTGTTGCTACTCGTATTACCAGCAGGAGAAGGAACAATAATTATTGCACTTTGTATTACTGGATGGACAGGTATTGCTCGTTTAATTAGAGGACAGGTTATGCAACTTAAAGAATCAGAATATGTTTTAGCTGCTAAAGCACTAGGTGCTAGTCCGACTAGAATTATTGGAAAACATCTAATTCCTAATACAATTGGAATTATACTTGTTTATATGTCTATGGATATACCTGCTTTTATTTTTGATGAAGCATTTTTAAGCTTTCTTGGGCTTGGTATTCAATCACCTAAAACTAGTTGGGGAGCATTAATTTTTGCTGGTCAAAGTCAGATGATGTTTCATCCTCATGAATTTATATTCCCAGCAATAGCAATAAGTGTAACTATGTTAGCATTTAATTTACTTGGTGATGGTTTAAGAGATGCTCTTGATCCAAAACTTAGACAGTAA
- a CDS encoding ABC transporter permease: protein MAKYIIKRIGYMIITLWIVATITFVLINAIPGDPITASAGKVLDKTVAAEIMKKYQLDQPEYVRYGTYIKSLVHGDLGMSIHYPGQKVNDIISKEFPVSLRLALQAVGIGLVFGIFLGIIAAFKRNTWVDYSVIFIALIGVCVPGFVLAIILQYGLGAKFGLKIAGWSDSSLFNIYRYSLLPSIALAMAGLASNARFMRTSVLEVINQDYVLTAKSKGVGKVSLVWKHIIRNAILPVVTMIGPRIAYVITGSLVVESIFSVPGLGRELVSAISNRDYTVVMSLTVFFAFLYIVSLLIVDIVYVLVDPRIKLTQRKG from the coding sequence ATGGCTAAATATATAATAAAGAGGATTGGCTATATGATCATAACACTTTGGATTGTTGCGACTATTACATTTGTGCTTATAAATGCTATACCAGGAGATCCTATAACTGCCTCCGCAGGTAAGGTTCTTGATAAAACAGTAGCTGCAGAAATTATGAAAAAATATCAACTAGATCAACCAGAGTATGTAAGATATGGTACATATATTAAGAGTTTAGTACACGGGGACTTAGGAATGTCAATACATTACCCAGGCCAGAAGGTTAATGATATTATTTCAAAAGAATTTCCAGTGTCATTAAGATTAGCTCTTCAAGCGGTAGGCATAGGACTTGTTTTTGGAATATTTTTAGGGATTATTGCGGCGTTTAAGAGAAATACATGGGTAGATTATAGCGTAATTTTCATTGCACTTATTGGAGTTTGCGTTCCGGGTTTTGTTTTAGCAATTATTCTGCAATATGGCCTTGGAGCAAAATTTGGTTTAAAAATAGCGGGATGGTCCGATAGCAGTCTATTCAATATATATAGATACTCATTATTGCCATCCATTGCACTTGCTATGGCTGGACTTGCATCAAATGCAAGGTTTATGAGGACTTCAGTGCTTGAAGTAATTAATCAAGACTATGTTTTGACTGCAAAGTCAAAAGGTGTTGGTAAGGTCTCTTTAGTATGGAAACATATTATAAGAAATGCCATATTACCAGTAGTTACAATGATAGGACCTAGAATAGCATATGTAATCACTGGTTCTTTAGTTGTAGAGAGCATATTCAGTGTGCCGGGGCTTGGTAGAGAATTAGTTTCTGCAATTTCTAATAGAGATTATACTGTAGTTATGTCATTAACTGTGTTTTTTGCTTTCTTGTACATTGTTTCTTTACTTATTGTAGATATAGTTTACGTTTTAGTTGATCCTAGAATTAAATTAACTCAAAGGAAAGGGTAA
- a CDS encoding peptide ABC transporter substrate-binding protein — protein MKSKKIVSVLIVALVLSVALAGCGAKSGDSAGTTKSTEAKLDADQTANVLGYDYTSLDPAVVSDQESFTTLTNVDEGLMREVSKDGKTVNILAGADKMTVSADHKVYTFHIRASKWSDGKAIRAQDYVYGWQRLANPKVSQDYLGMLKEMEVKGATETGVAKPSDLGVKAIDDNTFEVTLNEPNAYFESTLSFKGLVPQREDIVKKLGDQYGQNFKGMVYNGAFVVSDHVKNAKVVYTKNANYWDAANVKLTTVNALIIDEPATYNKMFASQELDMIKGDTDYTAALQKKAEAGEISYFKGYNPSVYYYIFNNKTKALSNASVRKALSLAYDRQVQITTVFKQHYVAEGLIPSKIMLGKDEYRTVVPEPLKAVKDDPKTLLAAGLKEAGLSPDPSKITLKLLMKKATSLSTAQAQFIQAQYKKNLGINVSITYAVDQPSYFKARTAGEFDICAGGWGADYNDVISFFNVFTSKNGNNNGKYNNPKYDALVAKGKTELDTTKRLAIFKEAEEILVAKDAAVSPYYYMATNSFTQNYLKGTYVPLFSAWFDLKTAYISGK, from the coding sequence ATGAAAAGCAAGAAAATTGTTTCAGTACTAATTGTAGCCTTAGTGTTAAGTGTGGCACTAGCAGGTTGCGGAGCTAAAAGTGGAGATAGTGCAGGTACTACAAAATCAACAGAGGCTAAGCTTGATGCCGATCAAACTGCAAATGTTTTAGGTTATGATTACACATCGCTTGATCCAGCAGTAGTTAGTGATCAGGAATCATTTACTACACTTACAAATGTTGATGAAGGACTAATGAGAGAAGTTTCTAAGGATGGTAAAACTGTAAATATTCTTGCTGGTGCTGATAAGATGACAGTTAGTGCTGACCATAAAGTTTACACTTTTCATATAAGAGCTAGTAAGTGGTCTGATGGAAAGGCAATTAGAGCTCAAGATTATGTATACGGATGGCAAAGACTCGCTAACCCAAAAGTAAGCCAAGATTATCTAGGAATGCTTAAGGAAATGGAAGTTAAGGGTGCAACTGAAACAGGAGTAGCTAAACCAAGTGATTTAGGAGTTAAAGCAATTGATGACAATACATTTGAGGTTACACTTAATGAACCAAATGCTTATTTCGAAAGTACATTAAGCTTTAAGGGATTAGTTCCGCAAAGAGAAGATATAGTGAAAAAATTAGGGGATCAATATGGTCAAAATTTCAAAGGTATGGTTTATAATGGAGCATTCGTAGTATCAGACCATGTAAAAAACGCTAAGGTTGTTTACACGAAAAATGCTAATTACTGGGATGCGGCTAATGTTAAGTTAACAACTGTTAATGCTTTAATAATTGATGAGCCAGCTACTTACAATAAAATGTTTGCTTCTCAAGAACTTGATATGATTAAAGGAGACACTGATTACACTGCTGCATTACAAAAGAAAGCAGAAGCAGGGGAAATTTCATATTTCAAGGGTTATAATCCATCAGTATATTATTATATTTTTAACAATAAAACTAAAGCATTATCAAATGCTAGTGTAAGAAAAGCACTATCACTCGCTTATGATAGACAAGTACAAATAACTACAGTATTTAAACAACATTATGTTGCTGAAGGTTTAATCCCTAGTAAGATAATGCTTGGAAAAGATGAATATAGAACAGTAGTACCAGAACCATTAAAAGCTGTTAAAGATGATCCAAAAACACTTTTAGCTGCGGGATTAAAAGAAGCAGGTTTAAGTCCAGATCCATCAAAGATTACTTTAAAATTATTAATGAAAAAAGCAACTTCACTTTCAACAGCTCAAGCTCAGTTTATTCAAGCTCAATATAAAAAAAATCTTGGAATAAATGTTTCAATCACTTATGCAGTAGATCAACCTTCATATTTTAAAGCTAGAACAGCTGGTGAATTTGATATTTGTGCTGGTGGTTGGGGAGCTGATTATAATGATGTTATTTCTTTCTTTAATGTATTTACATCGAAAAATGGAAATAACAATGGTAAATATAATAATCCAAAATATGATGCTTTAGTTGCAAAAGGAAAAACAGAATTAGATACTACTAAGAGATTAGCTATATTTAAAGAAGCTGAAGAGATACTTGTAGCTAAAGATGCTGCAGTTTCTCCATATTATTATATGGCAACTAATTCATTTACACAAAATTACTTAAAGGGAACGTACGTACCATTATTTAGCGCTTGGTTTGACCTTAAAACTGCATATATTTCAGGTAAATAG
- a CDS encoding valine--tRNA ligase has product MEENNNIDKNYNPKDFEERLYAWWEEKGFFTPKVDKDKKPFTIMMPPPNITGKLHLGHALDNTLQDILIRTKRMQGYNTLWLPGEDHASIATEVKVENELLKQGLKKKEMGREVFLEKVWDWTNEYRAKIRGQIRKMGCSVDFTRESFTMDENLNHAVREVFVKLYKDGLIYKGNRITNWCPKCMTAISDAEIVFEEQEGHFWHIKYPIVGRSEFLEIATTRPETMLGDTAVAVNPKDPRYTHLIGKTIMLPLVNREIPIVADDYVDIEFGTGAVKITPAHDPNDYQIGKRHNLAEIVVLNENAAICEGYGKYSGLDRYEARKVMVEDLDKAGLLVKIKDHAHNVGTHDRCKTTVEPMLSEQWYVKMESLAKPAIDAVREKKTKFVPERFEKTYFNWMENIQDWCISRQLWWGHRIPVWYCKDCGEVIVSVDAPTNCSKCNSTNLNQDKDVLDTWFSSALWPFSTLGWPNNTEDLKQFYPTSVLVTGYDIIFFWVARMIFSGLYNLGEVPFETVVMHGMVRDDQGRKMSKSLGNGIDPLDVIDQYGADALRFSLATGNSPGSDIRFYESRVEAARNFANKIWNASRFVMMNNNYELMAKYKDSKNYTVADKWILSRMNTVTKEVTENIEKYEIGISLQKTHDFMWTEFCDWYIELVKPVLYAEDCEAKGIVLNVLNKVLKTGLKLLHPVMPFITEEIYTHLENEYESITIAKWPEFDESLKDEKSEEKMNYIIEAIKDVRNARVGMNVAPSRKAKVFIYAIEAKEAFEEGMVYFQKLASASEVKFLESKSQAPENVVTVVTKGAEIYMPLLELVDLEKELERLNKEKDKLKKEIDRVEKKLCNERFTAKAPVEVVEEEKAKGEKYKEMYNSVILSIENLK; this is encoded by the coding sequence ATGGAAGAAAACAACAATATTGATAAAAATTACAATCCAAAAGATTTTGAAGAAAGACTTTATGCATGGTGGGAAGAAAAAGGTTTTTTTACACCAAAAGTTGATAAAGACAAAAAACCATTTACAATAATGATGCCTCCACCAAATATTACAGGAAAATTACATTTAGGTCATGCTCTTGATAATACTCTTCAAGATATTCTAATAAGAACTAAAAGAATGCAGGGGTATAACACATTGTGGCTTCCAGGCGAAGACCATGCTAGTATTGCAACAGAGGTAAAGGTTGAAAATGAACTTTTAAAACAAGGTCTTAAGAAAAAAGAAATGGGAAGAGAAGTTTTCCTTGAAAAAGTATGGGATTGGACTAATGAGTATAGAGCAAAAATAAGAGGTCAAATAAGAAAAATGGGGTGCTCTGTTGATTTTACCCGTGAAAGTTTTACTATGGATGAAAATCTAAATCATGCAGTAAGAGAAGTTTTCGTTAAATTATATAAAGATGGACTTATTTATAAGGGAAATAGGATAACTAACTGGTGCCCAAAATGCATGACTGCAATTTCAGATGCTGAAATAGTGTTTGAAGAACAAGAGGGACATTTTTGGCATATAAAATATCCAATAGTAGGAAGGTCTGAATTTTTAGAAATAGCTACTACAAGGCCAGAAACTATGCTTGGAGATACAGCTGTTGCAGTAAATCCTAAAGATCCTCGTTATACACATTTAATAGGTAAAACAATAATGCTTCCACTAGTAAATAGAGAAATACCAATAGTTGCAGATGATTATGTTGATATAGAGTTTGGAACAGGCGCAGTTAAAATCACTCCAGCACATGACCCGAATGATTATCAAATAGGTAAAAGACATAACCTTGCAGAAATAGTAGTTTTGAATGAAAATGCAGCTATTTGTGAAGGGTACGGAAAATATTCAGGCCTTGATAGATATGAGGCAAGAAAAGTAATGGTAGAAGATTTAGATAAGGCTGGACTACTTGTTAAAATAAAAGATCATGCTCATAATGTAGGTACTCACGATAGATGTAAAACTACTGTAGAGCCAATGTTATCTGAGCAATGGTATGTTAAAATGGAATCTCTTGCAAAACCAGCAATCGATGCAGTAAGGGAAAAGAAAACCAAGTTTGTTCCTGAAAGGTTTGAAAAGACATATTTCAATTGGATGGAAAATATTCAAGATTGGTGTATATCAAGGCAATTATGGTGGGGGCACAGAATACCAGTATGGTACTGCAAGGATTGTGGGGAAGTTATAGTTTCTGTTGATGCTCCAACAAATTGTAGCAAATGTAATAGCACAAATCTTAATCAAGATAAAGACGTTCTTGATACTTGGTTTAGCTCAGCATTATGGCCTTTCTCAACACTTGGTTGGCCAAATAATACAGAGGATTTAAAACAATTTTATCCAACGAGTGTTTTAGTAACTGGATACGATATTATATTCTTCTGGGTTGCAAGGATGATATTTTCAGGCCTATATAATTTAGGTGAAGTACCATTTGAAACAGTAGTAATGCATGGAATGGTAAGAGATGATCAAGGAAGAAAGATGTCTAAGTCACTAGGAAATGGAATTGATCCATTAGATGTAATAGATCAATATGGTGCAGATGCATTAAGATTCTCACTTGCAACAGGAAATTCACCAGGAAGTGATATAAGATTTTATGAATCAAGAGTTGAAGCAGCTAGAAACTTTGCTAATAAAATTTGGAATGCATCTAGATTTGTTATGATGAATAATAATTACGAATTGATGGCTAAATACAAGGATAGCAAAAACTACACAGTTGCAGACAAATGGATATTATCAAGAATGAATACTGTGACAAAAGAAGTTACAGAAAATATTGAGAAATATGAAATAGGAATATCACTTCAAAAAACTCATGACTTTATGTGGACAGAATTCTGTGATTGGTATATAGAACTTGTTAAACCAGTATTATACGCAGAGGATTGTGAAGCTAAAGGCATAGTATTAAATGTATTGAACAAAGTATTAAAAACCGGGCTTAAATTACTTCACCCAGTTATGCCATTTATAACAGAAGAAATTTATACTCATTTAGAGAATGAATATGAATCTATAACAATCGCTAAGTGGCCTGAATTTGATGAGTCGCTTAAAGACGAAAAATCAGAAGAAAAAATGAACTATATAATAGAAGCAATAAAAGATGTAAGAAATGCTAGGGTAGGAATGAATGTAGCACCTTCAAGAAAGGCTAAAGTATTTATATATGCTATAGAGGCAAAAGAAGCATTTGAAGAAGGAATGGTATACTTTCAAAAACTTGCATCAGCAAGCGAAGTGAAATTTTTAGAATCTAAATCACAAGCACCAGAAAATGTAGTTACAGTAGTAACTAAAGGTGCTGAAATCTACATGCCATTACTTGAACTTGTAGATTTAGAAAAAGAATTGGAAAGATTAAATAAAGAAAAAGATAAACTTAAAAAAGAAATAGATAGGGTAGAGAAAAAACTTTGCAATGAAAGATTCACAGCTAAAGCACCGGTTGAGGTAGTAGAAGAGGAAAAAGCTAAAGGTGAAAAATATAAAGAAATGTATAATTCAGTAATTTTAAGTATAGAAAATTTGAAATAG
- a CDS encoding ABC transporter substrate-binding protein has translation MKIKKMSIFSIFLSLALVTTLFSGCTPKTKTTPLVKVKLNEVVRSIFYAPMYAAISQGFFKEEGLDINLSTGQGADKTMQQVLSKASDIGLAGPEQVIYIYNQKRTDYPVIFAQLTQKDGSFLVSKKAEANFKWESLKGKTLIGGRPGGVPEMALEYVLKNHGINPGVDVNLITNLAFTATAGAFKAGTGDYVALFEPTASTLSNNNSGNIVASVGDSAGIIPYTCFFATKSYITENPAVLQKFTNAIYKGQKWVNSNSDKDVITSIKSYFPGTDEAVLISSIKNYRNINAFSTNPTLTTENLTKLMDIIQSYKASLIPTRPNFDTIVNTTFSKKAVTTIK, from the coding sequence ATGAAAATTAAAAAAATGTCGATTTTTTCTATATTTCTCTCCCTTGCATTAGTAACTACCTTATTTTCTGGCTGTACACCAAAAACTAAGACCACTCCTCTCGTAAAAGTAAAATTAAATGAAGTGGTCCGGTCTATATTCTACGCTCCTATGTATGCGGCTATATCTCAAGGTTTTTTTAAAGAAGAAGGCCTGGATATTAATCTTTCTACCGGTCAAGGGGCCGACAAAACTATGCAACAAGTCTTAAGCAAAGCTTCAGATATTGGTCTTGCAGGGCCAGAACAAGTTATTTACATCTACAATCAAAAACGAACAGACTACCCAGTTATTTTTGCACAATTAACTCAAAAGGATGGCTCTTTCTTAGTATCTAAAAAAGCTGAAGCAAACTTTAAATGGGAATCCTTAAAGGGCAAAACTCTAATCGGCGGAAGGCCTGGTGGGGTACCTGAAATGGCTCTTGAATATGTTTTAAAAAATCATGGTATAAATCCTGGAGTTGACGTAAACCTTATTACAAACCTTGCATTCACAGCTACTGCTGGTGCTTTTAAAGCCGGTACAGGTGATTATGTTGCTCTTTTTGAACCAACAGCTAGTACATTAAGCAATAATAATTCCGGAAATATTGTAGCGTCAGTCGGCGATTCTGCTGGAATCATACCATATACCTGTTTTTTTGCAACAAAATCTTATATAACAGAAAATCCAGCTGTATTGCAGAAGTTCACTAATGCAATATACAAGGGTCAAAAATGGGTTAATAGTAATTCTGACAAAGATGTAATTACCTCAATAAAGTCCTACTTCCCTGGTACAGATGAAGCTGTACTTATTTCATCTATAAAAAACTACAGAAATATAAACGCCTTCTCAACAAACCCAACATTAACAACCGAAAACTTAACAAAACTTATGGATATAATTCAATCCTATAAAGCATCACTAATACCAACGAGACCTAACTTTGATACAATAGTTAACACTACATTTAGTAAAAAAGCAGTAACAACTATAAAATAA
- a CDS encoding aminoglycoside N(3)-acetyltransferase encodes MSEEKIINTTREPNTINTIYQDLMRLGINGSDILLVHSSLSKLDWVCGGAQTVITALRNVVGSDGTLVMPAHSGEWSDPAQWSNPPVPKEWIQTIYDNMPAFDPEISPTRGMGRIAELFRTFPSTIRSNHPLVSFSANGKEAMHIIENHPLTPQLGMDSPLGKMYNLKAKVLLLGVEYNSCTSFHLSESLIDEMSKERVGATIFENGDRCWKWFEDYEYDTEDFMLIGKDFEKNYNVQKGMVGNAQCTLFEMKDGVDFAKSWLIKHRFATRLI; translated from the coding sequence ATGAGTGAAGAGAAAATAATTAATACAACAAGAGAACCTAATACTATTAATACTATTTATCAAGATTTGATGAGGCTAGGCATAAATGGCAGTGATATTTTATTAGTTCATTCATCATTGTCAAAATTAGATTGGGTTTGTGGCGGCGCTCAGACTGTAATAACTGCATTAAGGAATGTTGTGGGAAGTGACGGAACACTGGTTATGCCAGCTCATAGTGGAGAATGGAGTGACCCTGCGCAGTGGAGCAATCCACCTGTACCAAAAGAATGGATACAAACAATATATGATAATATGCCAGCATTTGACCCTGAAATCTCACCAACACGAGGAATGGGGCGTATTGCAGAATTATTTAGAACATTTCCTAGCACTATACGGTCAAATCATCCACTTGTATCATTTAGTGCAAATGGAAAAGAGGCAATGCATATTATTGAAAATCATCCATTAACTCCACAGCTTGGTATGGATTCACCTCTTGGCAAAATGTATAATTTAAAAGCAAAAGTTCTTTTACTAGGAGTAGAATATAATTCTTGCACCAGTTTTCATCTTTCAGAATCACTTATAGATGAAATGTCTAAAGAACGTGTGGGTGCCACAATATTTGAGAATGGTGATAGGTGCTGGAAATGGTTTGAGGATTATGAGTATGATACAGAAGATTTTATGTTAATTGGAAAAGACTTTGAGAAGAATTATAATGTACAAAAAGGCATGGTTGGTAACGCACAATGTACGTTATTTGAAATGAAAGATGGAGTTGACTTTGCTAAGTCATGGTTAATTAAACATAGATTTGCTACTAGATTGATATGA